The DNA region CCGCGGCGCTGTTGACGGCGCCGTACGTCGACGACGCTCTTGCCGCTGGCTGCCATCTCCTGGCCCGCGGCGGCGAGCTGTCTTCCGTCTATCAGGCCACTTGCGGAGCCGCCCGGCGCTCCTGGGCGAAAGCCCATGAAGCGCTCCTCGTTCGATACATCCGGGCCTATGTCGAGGCGACCCGATGGTGCTTTGCGCCTCGAAACCGCCGGGCGTGCACGCGTCTGCTCCAAAAACATCACGGGCTCGATCCAGCGCGCGCCGAAAACACGCTGAAAGCCCTGCTGGACCCCGCCGCGGGCATCTACCCCGACGCCGCTCTCAATCTGCCCGGAATCGCCTCCGTGCTGGAATTGCGGGCGGAGATGGGGCGCATGGCGCCGCCTCTGCCGGCCGTGGAAAAATACGTCGACCTGTCGTACCGCCGGAAAGCTCTGCGGACGCCGCCCGACACCGACCGCGGGTCCGGCGGCCGCGCCAGCTAGCGGGCTTCCGCTATTTCTTCCTGGGAACGACGGCCCACGCCTCGATCTCCACGAGCATGTCCGGGAGGTCGATCCCCACGCCCCGGAGCAGCGTCGCGGGCCTCGGATGCTGCCGCAAATCGGGCTCGTTTTCCTCGAAGAACCTGTACATCTCGTCGCGCATATCAAAAACGTCCTCTCGCCGCGTAAGAAAGTACCGGAACATGACAATGTGCTTGAGCGTTGCGCCCATCTGCTCGAGACTGGCCTTGATGTCTTCCAGAGCCTGGCGCGTCTGTTCCCTGATGCCGCCCACGACCCTGCCCCTTCCGGCCCGCTCCTGATCCGGAGTGCGACAGGGCGCGTCCTCGAACGGATCTCTTCCCGTCGATCCGGAAAGGAAAAGAATGTCGACGTCCCCGTTCGTCCTGAATCCGGTCGCCCAATTCATCTTTTCCTTGTGGTATTTCGGCCAGAGCGTACCCCAGTCGTATTCCACCTTCTCGCGCTCCTGGCGTTCGAACGCTTCCGCATTGATCGTCATGGCACCCCTCCTTCTTGTGATTTCGCCCGCCTATCGACTAGCAAACCCCTCGGAGCCTGGCAATCAAGAAATTCCGGTTCGTCCATGCGACGCCTCCGCCTCGACAGAACCGGAGCGCCCCCGTCCCGGAACGATCCGCCGGCGGCTCGATCCCTCCGCCCAGGGCGCGAACTTGGACGATGGCCGAGACCGTCGCGCGCCCGCGCGCGATTCTCGCGACCGCGCCTTGATTCGCCGAAAATCAACCGCTATTCTGAAGCGCCATGAAAAAAACTATCCGCGTGACCATCAACGGGCGACGATACGAGGAAGACGTCGAGCCCAGAATGCTGCTTTCGCACTTCTTGCGCGAGCAAATCGGTCTCACGGGGACCCATGTCGGCTGCGTCGTGGGCGAGTGCGGCGCCTGCACGATCCTGATGGACGGCAAGGCGGTCAAGTCCTGCCTCCATCTGGCCGTCCAGGCCGACGGCCGCGAGCTGACCACCATCGAAGGTCTGGCGCGCGACGGAGAGCTCGCTCCGATCCAGGAAGCCTTCGTCAGGAACTACGCGCTCCAGTGCGGCTACTGCACGCCGGGTATGGTGCTGGCGAGTCACGCGTTGTTGAGGAACAACCCCGACCCGACCGAGGAAGAGATCCGCCGGGGGCTCGCAGGCAATCTCTGCATGTGCACCGGGTACGTCCAGATCGTCGAGGCGGTCAAGGACGCCGCGAGAGGGCTCAAAAATGGCTAAGTTCGTCGGGACCCGCGCGCGGAGCAAAGAGGGGCCGCGCCATGTGACCGGCCGGGGGCTCTACACGGACGATTTCAGGCTCCCCGGCATGCTCCACGCTACGATCCTTCGCAGCCCGCACGCCCACGCCCGCATCGTCTCCGTCGACGCGGCCGCCGCGCTCGCTGCGCCCAACGTGGTCGCGGTCGTCACTCCGGACGACGTTCGCAAGGACTCCAACCCGTTCAAGCCCGGCCGGTACGCCGCTGGCCTCAAGCGTCCGATTCCCGAGTACGCAAGCGCGGTCGACAAGGTCCGTTATGTCGGCGAGCCGGTGGCGGCCGTCGCCGCCCGCGACCGCGGCACGGCGGAAGACGCCCTGGAGCTGATTGCGGTCGAGTACGATCCCCTGCGGCCCGTGGTCGACGTGCGCGAGGCGCTCAAGCCTTCGTCGGCGGTTCTCTTCGACGAGCTCGGGACCAACCTCGCCTGGCACGGATCGCTCCAGTACGGCGACATCGACGAAGCCTTTCGTTCCGCCGACCGGGTGGTCCGCGAAACCCTCAAGATCCACCGCTACAGCTCGACGCCGCTCGAGCCGTTCGTCGTGATAGCGTCCCATGACGCCGCGACCCGGCGGCTCACGGTCTGGGTGACCGCCCAGGTTCCCGAGGTGATCTACGACGGCCTCCGCGAAGCCCTCGGGATCCAGGACGTGCGCGTGATCATTCCCGACGTCGGAGGCGGTTTCGGGCAGAAGATCCACCTGATCCGCAAGTACGTCGTGCTGGTCTCCATGCTCGCGATCAAGACCGGCCGTCCCGTCAAGTGGGTCGAGGACCGCAGCGAGCACATGATGGCCGGAGGCCACGCCTGCGCGCAGGAATTCGAGGTCGAGGCGGCCGTCAAGAACGACGGTACCGTGCTGGGGTTGCGTTTCAAGGAATACGACGACGTCGGCGGCTCGGTCGGCACCCTGACGATCCATTTCACCAACAAGCTCAACAACCTCTCCAACACCTATCGCGTCCGCAACATCGCCATGGAGGGCTTCTCGGTGGTCACCAACAAGTGCCCCGTGATCCCCAACCGCGGCATCGGCAAGCCGGGCATGTGCTTCATCTGGGAGCGCACGATGGACCGGATCGCTCGCGAGCTGGGGCTCAGCCCGATCGAGGTGCGGCGCAGAAACCTGATACGCCCCGAGGAAATGCCGTACGCGACGCCCAGCGGCAATCTCTACGATAGCGGCGACTATCCGGGGCTGCTCGACACGCTCCTGCAACGCCTCGACTACGAAAAGCTGCGCGAAGAGCAGAAGCGCGCCCGCGAGCAGGGCCGCCTCCTCGGCATCGGCGTCGTGATCGGCGTGGAGCCCGGCGGGCGCAACGCCGCCCGGGACATGGCCATCTTTCCCGAGATGAAGGAAGGTCCCGGATCGGGGGGAATCAACGGCGCAACCATCAGGCTCGAGAAAAACGGCACGATCGCGCTCCACCTGGGCTCGCCCAACTGCGGCCAGGCGCACGAGACCACCACCGCCCAGGTGGCCGCCGAGGTGCTGGGCACGAGCCCCGACTGCATCAGCACCACCATCCCCTTCGACAGCGACCTCTCGCCCTGGGGAGTGGCGGCGGCAAACAGCGGCAACAACTTCCATCTCTACGACATCGGCGCCGTTCACGGGGCGGCCAGGCGGTTGCGCGAAAAGATCCTCAAGCTCGCGGCGCACGTCCTGGCGGTCGACGCTGCGGAGCTGACGATCGAGGACGGGATCGTTCATGCGCCCGGCGCGCCGGCGAAGAGAATCACCTTCGCCGAGCTCGGCCGCATCGCTTACAACAACCAGCACCTGATTCCCGAAGACATGGAGCCGGGCCTGCAGGCGACCTACTATTATGCCTTCGAGCACGCAAAGCCGAACCTGGTGCCCGGCGCCGACCGGCGCGTCCGGGCGCAGTTCACCTTCTCCGCGGGAGCGCATGGAGCGGTCGTCGAGGTCGACAAGAACACCGGCAAGGTGGAGGTGCTTCGTTACCTGATCGTCGGCGACAACGGCACGATCATCAACCCCGACGTCGTCAACGGCCAGATTTACGGCTCGGCCGCCCACGGCATCGCCGTTGCGCTCGGCGAGGGTTTTCTCTACAGCTCCGACGCGCAGCCCCTGACTGTGACCTATCTCGACTACGGTAAATGCTCGACGGCCGAGACCCCGCGGATCGAGGTGGTCCACCGGCCCTCGCCTTCGCCTTTTACGCCGCTGGGGCAGAAGGCCGCGGGTGAAGGCGCCGCCATCCCGTCCCCTGCGGCGATCGCCAGCGCCGTCGAGGACGCGCTCAGCCCGTTGGGCGCCGAGATTCACGAGCTGCCGCTCACACCGGAAGCGGTCTGGCGCATCGCCAACCGCCGCCCGGAATCCGCCCGAAGGTTGTACTGACGCCATGATTCCCGCTGCTTTCGACTATTATGCTCCCCGCACCCTGAGCGACGCCGTCGCTTTCCTCGCGGCGCACCGCGACGACGCCAAGATTCTTTCCGGCGGCCAGAGCCTCCTGCCGTTGCTCAAGATGAGGCTCGCCAGGCCGGCCTACGTCGTCGACATCGGACGCATTCCCGACCTCGACGCAATCCGCGAAGAGGGGGACTGGATCGTGATCGGCGGCCTGGCGACCCATGCGCAGATCGAGTCGTCCGAGCTGCTGCGCCGCCGCTGCCCGCTCTTGCCGCAGACCGCGGCGACGATCGCCGACGTCCAGGTGAGGAATCGGGGAACCATCGGCGGCAGCATCGCCCACGCGGATCCGGCGGGCGATTTTCCGGCGGCGGTGCTCGCTCTCGACGCGGAGATCGAAGCGGTTGGCCCCAACGGAACGCGCTGGATTCGAAGCGGAGAGTTTTTCCTGGGTCTTATGATGAGCGCGCTCGAGCCGGACGAGATCGTCACGGCGATCAAGGTGCCGGCGACCGGAACCGACAGGACCGCCTACCTCAAGGCGGCGCCCCGGTCGTCCGGATTCGCGGTCGTTGGCGTGGCGGTGCGAGCAGCCCTCGATCCGGCCGGTGTCTGCAGCCGGATCGCCATCGGGATCACGGGAGTGACGGACAAGCCGTACCGGGCCGAGCGGGTGGAACGGCTCCTTGCGGGCAGGAAGCTCGACGCGCGGACGATCGCGGATGCGGCCGCGGAAACCACTCGCGACGTCGACGTCGTCGAGGACGTCAACGGCTCCGCCGAGTACCGCGCGCATCTCGCCGCGGTCTATGTCGCCCGAGCCGTCGAAGCGGCCATGGAGGGGGCGCCGGCCTGATCGGCCGGCGCCGCTGGGCGTTCTAGACCTGTCTCACCTTGATCGTGTAGCTGAAGTTCTTGGGGTCGAGGCTGTCCTTGCGGCCGTTCGCCGTCTCGGTCTGGGGGTACATCAGGAAACCCAGCTCCGGCCCGTTGGAATGCGGCAACTTGACATCGTGCGCGTAGTTGTAGGGCAGCCAGTTCATTTCCCACGCGCCGAAAAGCTTCGCACGCGCCTTCTTCACCTTCTCGTGATCCAGCGGCAGCTGCGCCGGCTGATCTTCCTCGAGGACGACCTTGCGCACATCAGCGGGATCGACCGGAACCCAACCGTAGCCGCTGAGGAAGACTTCGGCGCGACAGTGCTGCGCACTCGTGATGTCGTCCGCTTTCCCCAGGCTCTTGAACTCGCTCGACGCAGCGCAACGCACCCCATAAACGTCGCGCGCCGCGAGGCCGGCGGCGCGTGCCAGGCCCACGTAGAGCGCGTTCAGGTCGGCGCACTTTCCTCCGAGGTATCCGGTCTGGAGCATGGTGGTGATGTCCCCGATGCCGCAGCCCCGGATCTTCGGGTCGCGGAAAGTATTCTCCACGATCCATTCGTAGATCGCCCGGGCCTTTTCCTTGTCGCTCCGGGCTCCCTGCACGATCCCCCTCGCCGTCGCCGCCACGATGCCGTCCGTGCGGATCAGCCTCGACGGCCTGCGAAAATAATCGAGGACGGCCTTGTCCTCCCGCACCCCACGATCCGGCTTCGCGCTCAGGTCCACGTGCCGGTCGCGTGTGGCGAAGCGGCTGGTCACTTCGAGGACCGGGCTTTTCTCCCCCGGTGACCACTCGGCGAAGACCATACCGGTTCCGTAGCGGTCGTATTGAATCGACCTCGCCGCTTTGAAGTTTCCACTCCAGCTGTCGCCTTCACGCTTGAAATAGCCTGTATCCTGCAACAGGGGCACCGGAACCCACGCGCGCACAGCGCCGACCGGGTCAACAACCTCGATCCGCGTCGTCACCTCGAACCGGCGCCATCCACCTTCGTTCCCTTCGGCCCACCGCAGAAGACCAGGAATGCCGCCGGCGGCAAGACCGGCGGAAAGGGTCAAGCCTCGCCTCAGGAACTCTCTGCGTTCCATAGCTCCTCCCTTTAATACGAATAGCTTTCATCTATAAAAAACAAATCCGCTTGTCAACGCGGCCGACCCTGGGCCCGTTTCAGTCCCGGTTTCCCAGATATTGCAGCACCTGGGCCGGATGGGCCGCGGCGTCCCGCACCACCGGCCAGTGCTTCAGCACGCGGCCGTCCGGCCCGATGACGACCGTGGACCGGATCGGTCCCTCGACCGTCTTGCCGTACATCATCTTTTTTCCCCAGGCGCCGTATCGCTTCATCACCCGAACGGCGGGATCCGACAACAAAAGAAACGGCAGCCTGTATTTCTCAGCGAACTTGCGGTGCGACTCGATACCGTCCCGGCTTACGCCGAGCACGACCGCGCCCTGTTTTTTGAACGGCGCGTCGAGATCGCGAAAGCCGCAAGCCTCCTTGGTGCATCCGGGCGTTGCGTCTTTGGGATAAAAATAGAGGACCACGGTCCGGCCGCGATACTCCTCGAGCGTGTGCTTCTTGCCGTCGCTTCCCTCGAGCCCGAACGGCGGCGCCTTCCTGCCTTCGAGCTTTTTCATTTCCCTCTTCCTCCTCCCGAAGATTCTCGCCCGCCGGTTGCGACACCTGGCGTTCACTTTTCCGGGCCGCAGGCGCGGCGCAACCTGGATCCAGGATCGGCTCGAACTCGCTCGACGGAGCGCGAACATGCCGTCGAATCCTTCCCCGGCAAGACCCGGCTCTTTGCCCGGCCCCGCGGCACGCGTGGCCCACGGGCCGCACTGGTATTATTTGGCCTATATAACAAATAGGAATTATCTATCAACAACTCAGACGGCGTCGGGAGCGGGGCTATGCGCGGAGAAATTTGCGAAACGCGATCGACACGGGTGTCAGCGGGCGGCGGTTGTGGAAGATCTCGAAAAAGTCTCGCTGAAACCTCAGGCCCCGGACCGGAACTTCGGCCAGCAGCCCGGCGTCGAGCTCCCGGCGAATCGAGACCCGCGACAGGATCGAGATGCCGGAGCCCGCAATGACGGCTTCCTTGACCGCCTCGCTGCTGCCGAGCTCCATGATGACCTTCAAGTCCCTGCCCCGTCCGCCTGCCGCGCGCCGCAGCAGGTTGCGGATGGTGCCGAGGGTTCCCGACCCCTGCTCTCGCGAGAT from Candidatus Zixiibacteriota bacterium includes:
- a CDS encoding RidA family protein, producing the protein MTINAEAFERQEREKVEYDWGTLWPKYHKEKMNWATGFRTNGDVDILFLSGSTGRDPFEDAPCRTPDQERAGRGRVVGGIREQTRQALEDIKASLEQMGATLKHIVMFRYFLTRREDVFDMRDEMYRFFEENEPDLRQHPRPATLLRGVGIDLPDMLVEIEAWAVVPRKK
- a CDS encoding peroxiredoxin, whose product is MKKLEGRKAPPFGLEGSDGKKHTLEEYRGRTVVLYFYPKDATPGCTKEACGFRDLDAPFKKQGAVVLGVSRDGIESHRKFAEKYRLPFLLLSDPAVRVMKRYGAWGKKMMYGKTVEGPIRSTVVIGPDGRVLKHWPVVRDAAAHPAQVLQYLGNRD
- a CDS encoding (2Fe-2S)-binding protein, which produces MKKTIRVTINGRRYEEDVEPRMLLSHFLREQIGLTGTHVGCVVGECGACTILMDGKAVKSCLHLAVQADGRELTTIEGLARDGELAPIQEAFVRNYALQCGYCTPGMVLASHALLRNNPDPTEEEIRRGLAGNLCMCTGYVQIVEAVKDAARGLKNG
- a CDS encoding ABC transporter substrate-binding protein; the encoded protein is MALPDRLRLIQFRAAYNLPVHAAAEQGIFARHGLEVEVTYTPGSDFLIEALESGGFEIGHPAADDVVAAVERTSGDRSDLFLFMGLHGGLMALVAAPEYPDVPSLRGRVLGVDSRVTGFVFLLERFLRSRGFSPGDYELVEVGGWEHRYRALLDRKIAAALLTAPYVDDALAAGCHLLARGGELSSVYQATCGAARRSWAKAHEALLVRYIRAYVEATRWCFAPRNRRACTRLLQKHHGLDPARAENTLKALLDPAAGIYPDAALNLPGIASVLELRAEMGRMAPPLPAVEKYVDLSYRRKALRTPPDTDRGSGGRAS
- a CDS encoding xanthine dehydrogenase family protein molybdopterin-binding subunit, giving the protein MAKFVGTRARSKEGPRHVTGRGLYTDDFRLPGMLHATILRSPHAHARIVSVDAAAALAAPNVVAVVTPDDVRKDSNPFKPGRYAAGLKRPIPEYASAVDKVRYVGEPVAAVAARDRGTAEDALELIAVEYDPLRPVVDVREALKPSSAVLFDELGTNLAWHGSLQYGDIDEAFRSADRVVRETLKIHRYSSTPLEPFVVIASHDAATRRLTVWVTAQVPEVIYDGLREALGIQDVRVIIPDVGGGFGQKIHLIRKYVVLVSMLAIKTGRPVKWVEDRSEHMMAGGHACAQEFEVEAAVKNDGTVLGLRFKEYDDVGGSVGTLTIHFTNKLNNLSNTYRVRNIAMEGFSVVTNKCPVIPNRGIGKPGMCFIWERTMDRIARELGLSPIEVRRRNLIRPEEMPYATPSGNLYDSGDYPGLLDTLLQRLDYEKLREEQKRAREQGRLLGIGVVIGVEPGGRNAARDMAIFPEMKEGPGSGGINGATIRLEKNGTIALHLGSPNCGQAHETTTAQVAAEVLGTSPDCISTTIPFDSDLSPWGVAAANSGNNFHLYDIGAVHGAARRLREKILKLAAHVLAVDAAELTIEDGIVHAPGAPAKRITFAELGRIAYNNQHLIPEDMEPGLQATYYYAFEHAKPNLVPGADRRVRAQFTFSAGAHGAVVEVDKNTGKVEVLRYLIVGDNGTIINPDVVNGQIYGSAAHGIAVALGEGFLYSSDAQPLTVTYLDYGKCSTAETPRIEVVHRPSPSPFTPLGQKAAGEGAAIPSPAAIASAVEDALSPLGAEIHELPLTPEAVWRIANRRPESARRLY
- a CDS encoding xanthine dehydrogenase family protein subunit M, with amino-acid sequence MIPAAFDYYAPRTLSDAVAFLAAHRDDAKILSGGQSLLPLLKMRLARPAYVVDIGRIPDLDAIREEGDWIVIGGLATHAQIESSELLRRRCPLLPQTAATIADVQVRNRGTIGGSIAHADPAGDFPAAVLALDAEIEAVGPNGTRWIRSGEFFLGLMMSALEPDEIVTAIKVPATGTDRTAYLKAAPRSSGFAVVGVAVRAALDPAGVCSRIAIGITGVTDKPYRAERVERLLAGRKLDARTIADAAAETTRDVDVVEDVNGSAEYRAHLAAVYVARAVEAAMEGAPA
- a CDS encoding transglutaminase-like domain-containing protein, with the protein product MERREFLRRGLTLSAGLAAGGIPGLLRWAEGNEGGWRRFEVTTRIEVVDPVGAVRAWVPVPLLQDTGYFKREGDSWSGNFKAARSIQYDRYGTGMVFAEWSPGEKSPVLEVTSRFATRDRHVDLSAKPDRGVREDKAVLDYFRRPSRLIRTDGIVAATARGIVQGARSDKEKARAIYEWIVENTFRDPKIRGCGIGDITTMLQTGYLGGKCADLNALYVGLARAAGLAARDVYGVRCAASSEFKSLGKADDITSAQHCRAEVFLSGYGWVPVDPADVRKVVLEEDQPAQLPLDHEKVKKARAKLFGAWEMNWLPYNYAHDVKLPHSNGPELGFLMYPQTETANGRKDSLDPKNFSYTIKVRQV